From a region of the Thermomonas sp. HDW16 genome:
- a CDS encoding HU family DNA-binding protein — protein MAKKKTAPAKKAPAKAAAPKPIKEALNKSGLVAHIAEAAQVAAKDVRSVLAALEGAIHGSISKKGAGQFVLPGVLKITAVNVPAKPKRKGINPFTKEETTFAAKPASTKIKVRPLKKLKDAAA, from the coding sequence ATGGCAAAGAAGAAGACCGCTCCCGCCAAGAAGGCGCCCGCCAAGGCCGCCGCCCCGAAGCCGATCAAGGAAGCACTGAACAAGTCCGGCCTGGTCGCGCACATCGCCGAAGCCGCGCAGGTTGCGGCCAAGGACGTTCGCTCCGTGCTCGCCGCCCTTGAAGGCGCGATCCATGGTTCGATCAGCAAGAAGGGCGCCGGCCAGTTCGTGCTGCCGGGCGTGCTGAAGATCACCGCCGTGAACGTGCCGGCCAAGCCGAAGCGCAAGGGCATCAACCCGTTCACCAAGGAAGAGACCACCTTCGCCGCGAAGCCGGCTTCGACCAAGATCAAGGTTCGTCCGTTGAAGAAGCTCAAGGACGCCGCAGCCTGA
- a CDS encoding MAPEG family protein, translating to MSIAYWCILVAAALPYVWVSLAKSGAAGYNNKDPRGWIAKQDSYRIRNANAAHLNAFEAFAPFAASVLMAQFAGVDPSRISMLAMAFVAFRILHGIFYLTAIHRMRSLVWLGGFACVVALMACAALKIPT from the coding sequence ATGTCCATCGCTTACTGGTGCATCCTGGTCGCGGCGGCGTTGCCCTACGTCTGGGTGTCGCTCGCCAAGAGTGGTGCTGCCGGCTACAACAACAAGGATCCGCGCGGCTGGATCGCCAAGCAGGACAGTTACCGGATCCGCAATGCCAACGCCGCGCACCTCAATGCGTTCGAAGCGTTCGCGCCCTTCGCCGCCAGTGTGCTGATGGCGCAATTCGCCGGCGTCGATCCGTCGCGCATTTCCATGCTTGCCATGGCCTTCGTGGCATTCCGCATCCTGCACGGGATCTTCTACCTCACCGCCATCCACCGCATGCGCAGCCTCGTGTGGTTGGGCGGTTTCGCCTGCGTCGTCGCGTTGATGGCGTGCGCCGCATTGAAGATCCCGACATGA
- a CDS encoding M28 family metallopeptidase, with the protein MRHVLLPLALLALCACTPRSNDKPAASADAATPAADAAAASSHAFNDAIDTGDFAEHVQQLSSDAFGGRGPGTPGEEKSIEYIKAQFARIGLQPGNGSDWFQTVPMVETTADEASASLVATVGGTTQALKFGTDMVIGTRTGQPQVSIKDSPLVFVGYGVDAPEQQWNDYAGIDVKGKTVVMLVNDPGFHAGDAKLFDGKRMTYYGRWTYKFEEAARKGAAAALIIHDTEGASYGWDVVKNSWSGPQYDLPAKDDPAPRVPAQGWITGEAATALFKAAGQDLGKLRAAANKRGFKPVPLDATASLDLKSTSVEKSSRNVIGLLPGSEAPDEAIVYMAHWDHLGTHEGEQSAESGGDNIYNGAVDNATGVAAILELAEAFRKTKTPPKRSILFLAVTLEESGLLGSKYYVAHPVVPLDKTVAVVNLDALSPVGKAHDITVVGKGSSQLEDVLKTVLDAQHRVAKGETNTAAGYYFRSDHFNFAKAGVPALYIDSGTDLLDGGQAAGDAAGKDYTDNRYHKPGDQFDAATWKLDGIVQDVETAYSVGETLANDGQWPNWNAGNPFKAARDKMRPAATK; encoded by the coding sequence ATGCGCCATGTCTTGCTCCCTCTCGCCCTGCTCGCGCTGTGCGCGTGCACGCCGCGCAGCAACGACAAACCGGCAGCCAGCGCCGATGCAGCAACGCCAGCTGCCGATGCAGCCGCAGCCAGCAGCCACGCCTTCAACGACGCCATCGATACCGGCGATTTCGCCGAGCACGTGCAGCAGCTGTCGTCGGATGCCTTCGGCGGTCGCGGTCCGGGCACGCCGGGCGAAGAAAAGTCGATCGAGTACATCAAGGCGCAGTTCGCGCGGATTGGCCTGCAGCCGGGCAATGGCAGCGACTGGTTCCAGACCGTGCCGATGGTGGAGACCACCGCCGATGAAGCGTCTGCTTCGCTGGTGGCGACCGTGGGTGGCACCACCCAGGCGTTGAAGTTCGGCACCGACATGGTGATCGGCACCCGCACCGGGCAGCCGCAGGTCAGCATCAAGGACAGCCCGCTGGTGTTCGTCGGCTACGGCGTCGATGCGCCCGAACAACAGTGGAACGACTACGCCGGCATCGACGTCAAGGGCAAGACCGTGGTGATGCTGGTCAATGACCCCGGCTTCCATGCGGGCGATGCCAAGTTGTTCGATGGCAAGCGCATGACCTACTACGGACGCTGGACCTACAAGTTCGAGGAAGCCGCACGCAAGGGCGCCGCCGCCGCACTGATCATCCACGACACCGAAGGCGCGTCCTACGGCTGGGACGTGGTCAAGAATTCCTGGTCCGGCCCGCAATATGACCTGCCAGCCAAGGACGACCCCGCGCCGCGCGTTCCCGCGCAGGGCTGGATCACCGGCGAAGCCGCGACTGCCTTGTTCAAGGCGGCCGGCCAGGACCTGGGCAAGCTGCGTGCCGCGGCCAACAAGCGCGGTTTCAAGCCGGTACCGCTCGACGCAACCGCGTCGCTCGACCTGAAGAGCACGAGTGTCGAGAAGAGCTCGCGCAACGTGATCGGCCTGTTGCCCGGCAGCGAAGCGCCGGACGAAGCGATCGTCTACATGGCGCACTGGGACCACCTTGGCACGCACGAGGGCGAACAGTCCGCTGAAAGCGGGGGCGACAACATCTACAACGGCGCGGTCGACAACGCGACCGGCGTCGCCGCCATCCTCGAACTGGCGGAAGCCTTCCGCAAAACCAAGACGCCGCCGAAGCGCTCGATCCTGTTCCTGGCGGTCACCCTGGAGGAATCCGGGCTGCTCGGCTCCAAGTACTACGTCGCGCACCCGGTGGTGCCGCTAGACAAGACCGTGGCGGTGGTCAATCTCGATGCACTCTCCCCTGTCGGCAAGGCGCATGACATCACCGTGGTCGGCAAGGGCAGTTCGCAACTGGAAGACGTGCTGAAAACGGTGCTCGATGCCCAACACCGCGTGGCCAAGGGCGAGACCAATACCGCGGCTGGCTATTACTTCCGCTCCGACCACTTCAACTTCGCCAAGGCAGGCGTGCCGGCGCTGTACATCGACAGCGGCACCGACCTGCTCGATGGTGGGCAGGCCGCGGGCGACGCCGCGGGCAAGGACTACACGGACAACCGTTATCACAAGCCCGGCGATCAATTCGACGCGGCCACCTGGAAGCTGGACGGCATCGTGCAGGACGTGGAAACGGCTTATTCGGTCGGCGAAACCCTGGCCAACGACGGTCAATGGCCGAACTGGAATGCCGGCAACCCGTTCAAGGCCGCCCGCGACAAGATGCGTCCGGCAGCCACCAAATAA
- the gpmI gene encoding 2,3-bisphosphoglycerate-independent phosphoglycerate mutase, with protein sequence MSAIPSPRPKPVVLLILDGWGHREEVEDNALAQADLPNWRRLLATRPHTLVHTEGRHVGLPDGQMGNSEVGHMNLGAGRIVYQDLTRVDAAIEDGSFFANEELRAACDAAKAAHGTLHVMGLLSPGGVHSHENHIFAMLELAHREGVPKVAVHAFLDGRDTPPQSAEPSLRALQALCDKLGNAHIATVGGRYYAMDRDKRWERVRRAWDAIVEAQSEHHAVDALSALQAAYARGENDEFVAPTVLDGAQAMRDGDAVVFMNFRADRARQLTAAFVDPGFDGFVARRPKLSRFVCLSEYDAKLPAALAFAPDDLRHTFGEVLADNGMTQLRIAETEKYAHVTFFFSGGREELFPGESRTLIPSPQVATYDLQPEMSCPELTDKLVAAIDSQAFDAIVCNIANPDMVGHSGILEAAIQAAQAVDIAIGRISEAVQRVGGALLITADHGNLEMMRDPDTGQPHTAHTVGPVPLVYVGERLASLRTGGALRDIAPTLLDLLGLPKPADMSGQSLLLPA encoded by the coding sequence GTGTCCGCAATCCCATCCCCGCGCCCGAAACCCGTCGTGTTGCTGATCCTGGACGGCTGGGGCCATCGCGAGGAGGTCGAGGACAACGCCTTGGCGCAGGCAGACCTTCCGAACTGGCGGCGCTTGCTCGCCACCCGACCGCATACGCTGGTGCATACCGAAGGCCGCCATGTCGGCCTGCCGGACGGGCAGATGGGCAATTCCGAAGTCGGGCACATGAACCTGGGTGCCGGCCGCATCGTGTACCAGGACCTGACCCGGGTGGATGCGGCGATCGAGGACGGCAGCTTCTTCGCCAATGAGGAGTTGCGCGCGGCCTGTGACGCAGCGAAGGCGGCGCATGGCACCCTGCACGTGATGGGCTTGTTGTCGCCGGGTGGCGTTCACAGCCATGAGAACCACATCTTCGCGATGCTCGAACTCGCGCATCGCGAAGGCGTGCCGAAGGTCGCGGTGCATGCCTTCCTCGACGGTCGCGACACCCCGCCGCAATCGGCCGAGCCCAGCCTGCGCGCCTTGCAGGCGTTGTGCGACAAGCTTGGCAACGCGCATATCGCCACCGTCGGCGGCCGCTATTACGCGATGGACCGCGACAAGCGCTGGGAGCGCGTGCGCCGCGCGTGGGATGCGATCGTCGAAGCGCAAAGCGAGCATCACGCAGTCGATGCGCTATCCGCGTTGCAGGCCGCGTATGCGCGCGGCGAGAACGACGAGTTCGTCGCGCCCACCGTGCTCGATGGCGCACAGGCCATGCGCGATGGCGATGCCGTGGTGTTCATGAATTTCCGCGCGGATCGCGCACGCCAGTTGACCGCGGCGTTCGTGGATCCGGGTTTCGACGGGTTCGTCGCGCGCCGTCCGAAGCTGTCGCGTTTCGTTTGCCTGAGCGAATACGACGCGAAGTTGCCCGCAGCGCTGGCGTTCGCGCCGGACGACTTGCGCCACACCTTCGGCGAAGTGCTGGCGGACAACGGCATGACCCAGCTGCGCATCGCCGAAACCGAGAAATATGCGCACGTCACCTTCTTCTTCAGCGGTGGTCGCGAGGAACTGTTCCCCGGCGAATCGCGCACGTTGATCCCCAGCCCGCAGGTGGCCACCTACGACTTGCAGCCGGAAATGAGTTGCCCCGAACTCACCGACAAGCTGGTGGCCGCGATCGACTCGCAAGCCTTCGATGCCATCGTCTGCAATATCGCCAACCCGGACATGGTCGGCCACAGCGGCATCCTCGAAGCCGCGATCCAGGCGGCGCAGGCGGTGGACATCGCCATCGGCAGGATCAGCGAGGCGGTGCAACGGGTCGGCGGCGCGTTGCTGATCACCGCGGACCACGGCAACCTGGAAATGATGCGCGATCCCGACACCGGCCAGCCGCATACCGCGCATACCGTTGGCCCGGTGCCGTTGGTGTATGTGGGCGAACGCTTGGCGTCGCTGCGCACTGGCGGCGCATTGCGCGACATCGCGCCGACCTTGCTCGACCTGCTTGGCCTGCCCAAGCCTGCGGACATGAGCGGGCAAAGCCTGTTGTTGCCGGCTTGA
- a CDS encoding peptidoglycan DD-metalloendopeptidase family protein, giving the protein MRKRSAIALLALAMIGTTPAQDQRDAEQRLQKVRSELKTVASERRKLEGARGDATQKLRQADEQVGSAQRGLRNIESTLQRDSSSLARLQAERAKSAGDLDAKKAELARLLRAAQLAGGDAPLKAMLAQDRIAEAERALTYQGYLQRGSVQRIRELSTELQRIDALEREIGQRQTALASDRKQQAVQLAQLETARKQRAGVLAGIDQQYQDKAGREKALGRDAKSLQNLLAQLRAAAARAAREAARAKAAAEREAKASGKPVQKRVAVASAPALKVGGLGWPVSGSLLASYGGRLPDGRNSDGVLIAAPAGTAVKAVADGTVVFADWMTGYGNILIIDHGNGYMSLYAHNDGLLRDAGDAVKRGDAVASVGTSGGQERPALYFELRRNGSPVNPSGWLTRQ; this is encoded by the coding sequence ATGCGCAAACGTTCCGCCATCGCGTTGCTCGCCTTGGCCATGATCGGCACCACGCCGGCACAGGACCAGCGTGACGCCGAGCAACGCCTGCAGAAAGTCCGCAGCGAATTGAAAACGGTGGCGAGCGAGCGCCGCAAGCTGGAAGGCGCGCGTGGCGATGCCACGCAAAAATTGCGGCAGGCTGACGAACAGGTAGGCAGCGCACAGCGCGGCTTGCGCAACATCGAATCCACGCTGCAGCGCGACAGTTCCTCGCTTGCGCGGCTGCAGGCCGAACGCGCGAAGAGCGCCGGCGATCTCGATGCGAAGAAAGCGGAGTTGGCGCGGTTGTTGCGCGCCGCGCAGCTGGCGGGCGGCGATGCGCCGTTGAAGGCGATGCTGGCGCAGGATCGCATCGCCGAAGCGGAGCGTGCGCTCACCTACCAGGGCTACCTGCAACGCGGCAGCGTGCAGCGTATCCGCGAACTGAGCACGGAGTTGCAACGCATCGACGCGCTGGAGCGCGAGATCGGCCAGCGCCAGACGGCGTTGGCCAGCGACCGCAAGCAGCAGGCCGTGCAACTGGCGCAACTGGAAACTGCGCGCAAGCAGCGTGCGGGCGTGTTGGCCGGCATCGACCAGCAGTACCAGGACAAGGCAGGGCGCGAGAAAGCGCTGGGCCGCGATGCCAAGTCCCTGCAGAACCTGCTGGCGCAGTTACGCGCGGCGGCGGCGCGTGCGGCACGCGAGGCTGCACGTGCGAAGGCCGCGGCGGAACGCGAGGCCAAGGCATCGGGTAAGCCCGTACAAAAGCGTGTAGCGGTGGCGAGCGCGCCGGCGCTGAAGGTGGGCGGCCTGGGTTGGCCGGTGTCCGGCAGCCTGCTGGCTTCGTACGGTGGGCGCCTGCCGGACGGCCGCAACAGCGATGGCGTGCTGATCGCCGCGCCGGCCGGAACCGCGGTCAAGGCGGTGGCCGATGGCACCGTGGTGTTCGCCGACTGGATGACCGGCTACGGCAACATCCTGATCATCGACCACGGCAACGGCTACATGAGCCTGTACGCGCACAACGACGGCCTGCTGCGCGATGCCGGCGACGCGGTGAAGCGCGGCGATGCGGTAGCCAGTGTCGGCACATCAGGCGGACAGGAGCGCCCGGCGCTGTATTTCGAACTGCGTCGCAATGGCTCGCCGGTGAACCCAAGCGGCTGGCTGACCCGGCAATAG
- a CDS encoding S41 family peptidase, producing the protein MRAKPLSLLIAVALSIVPMFALAQDAPQDPQKSDDVAASDDPDAAKTDAAKVPLDEIRRYVMVYNAVKQAYVDPVDDHALMQSAVRGLLLDLDPHSAYLQKADAEDFNEMTRGAYDGVGLELQQLPEGGLRIIAPLDDGPAERAGLRSGDRILAIDGKLLTPADADVSTPLRGAAGTKVVLRVVREGTPKPFDVTLVRETIRTTSVRSRMLEPGFGYVRVSSFQAATASDFVKAVDSLQKDAPLRGLLIDLRSNPGGLLVGAVQIADELLDQGGIVSTKGRAMIGDSRFDATPGDRLKGAPVVLLVDAGSASAAEVLAGALHDNKRARVVGSRTFGKGSVQTLLPLDNGDSVKLTTARYFTPSGHSIQALGIVPDVVLKPEDGKDRAAPISEAALPRHLEAESEAFEGDNAGDVLPGQKPIDAALLELKKMAGVEVAPAAPKPKAQ; encoded by the coding sequence ATGCGGGCAAAGCCCCTTTCCCTGTTGATTGCCGTCGCGCTTTCAATCGTGCCGATGTTCGCGTTGGCGCAAGACGCGCCGCAGGATCCGCAGAAGTCCGATGACGTTGCCGCCAGCGACGACCCGGATGCGGCAAAGACCGATGCGGCGAAAGTGCCGCTGGATGAAATCCGTCGTTACGTGATGGTCTACAACGCGGTGAAGCAGGCCTACGTCGATCCTGTCGATGACCATGCCTTGATGCAATCCGCGGTGCGCGGCCTGCTGCTGGATCTGGATCCACACAGCGCCTACCTGCAGAAGGCCGATGCGGAGGATTTCAACGAAATGACCCGCGGCGCCTACGACGGCGTCGGCCTGGAGCTTCAACAATTGCCGGAAGGCGGGTTGCGCATCATCGCGCCGCTGGATGATGGTCCGGCCGAACGAGCTGGACTGCGCAGCGGCGACCGCATCCTCGCCATCGACGGCAAGTTGCTGACGCCGGCCGATGCTGACGTCTCGACGCCGCTGCGCGGCGCGGCCGGCACCAAGGTGGTGTTGCGGGTTGTGCGCGAGGGCACGCCGAAGCCGTTCGATGTGACTTTGGTGCGCGAAACAATTCGGACCACCAGCGTGCGTTCGCGGATGCTGGAGCCGGGCTTCGGCTACGTCCGTGTGAGCAGCTTCCAGGCCGCGACCGCATCGGATTTCGTCAAGGCGGTGGACAGCCTGCAGAAGGACGCACCGTTGCGCGGCCTGTTGATCGACCTGCGCAGCAATCCTGGTGGTCTGCTGGTCGGCGCGGTGCAGATCGCCGACGAGTTGCTGGACCAGGGTGGCATCGTCAGCACCAAGGGCCGCGCGATGATCGGCGACAGCCGCTTCGATGCGACCCCGGGCGACAGGCTGAAAGGCGCACCGGTGGTGCTGCTGGTCGATGCCGGTTCCGCCAGTGCAGCCGAGGTGCTGGCCGGCGCGCTGCACGACAACAAGCGCGCGCGCGTGGTCGGCAGCCGCACCTTCGGCAAGGGCTCGGTGCAGACCTTGCTGCCGCTGGACAACGGCGATTCGGTCAAGTTGACGACCGCGCGCTATTTCACCCCGAGCGGGCATTCGATCCAGGCGCTGGGCATCGTGCCGGACGTGGTGCTCAAGCCGGAAGACGGCAAGGATCGCGCGGCGCCGATCAGCGAAGCGGCGTTGCCGAGGCACCTGGAAGCGGAAAGCGAGGCCTTCGAAGGCGACAACGCCGGTGATGTGTTGCCAGGCCAGAAACCGATCGATGCCGCACTGCTGGAGCTGAAAAAAATGGCCGGCGTGGAGGTGGCACCCGCGGCGCCGAAACCGAAGGCTCAGTAA
- a CDS encoding rhomboid family intramembrane serine protease, whose product MFVGISTRKKAVLRWATPLLLLALWLIYVLGAMGTPTLRHGAELDWGVLSGGLDSALAWRQALVEGSVLRLFSALFLHADWIHLLGNLVFLLIFGLPAERVMGGWRFLALFLFGGAVANLAAVLAIDAPDGIIIGASGAVSAVIGAYLALFPGARLGVVLPLGLFLEFVRVPASLLIGLWVLLQVVFAYSGPTFGTVAWPAHIAGFLFGVVFALFARAAIARRLRHSRGY is encoded by the coding sequence ATGTTCGTCGGCATCTCCACCCGCAAGAAAGCCGTGCTGCGCTGGGCGACCCCATTGCTGCTGCTGGCGTTGTGGCTGATCTACGTGCTAGGTGCGATGGGCACGCCCACCCTGCGGCACGGCGCGGAACTGGACTGGGGCGTGCTTTCGGGCGGCCTGGACAGTGCCCTGGCTTGGCGCCAGGCGCTCGTCGAGGGCAGCGTGCTGCGCCTGTTCTCGGCCCTGTTCCTGCACGCGGACTGGATTCACCTGCTCGGAAATCTGGTGTTCCTGCTGATTTTCGGGCTGCCGGCGGAGCGGGTCATGGGCGGCTGGCGCTTCCTGGCTCTGTTCCTGTTCGGCGGCGCAGTGGCCAACCTAGCTGCGGTGCTGGCGATCGACGCACCCGACGGAATCATCATCGGCGCCAGCGGCGCGGTGTCCGCGGTGATCGGCGCCTACCTTGCCCTGTTCCCCGGGGCACGCCTGGGCGTGGTGCTGCCGCTGGGACTGTTCCTGGAATTCGTGCGGGTACCGGCCTCATTGTTGATCGGGCTATGGGTCCTGCTGCAGGTGGTGTTCGCCTACAGCGGCCCGACCTTCGGCACCGTCGCCTGGCCGGCGCATATCGCCGGCTTCCTGTTCGGCGTGGTGTTCGCCCTGTTCGCGCGCGCGGCGATCGCCCGCCGCCTGCGCCATAGTCGCGGTTACTGA
- a CDS encoding porin: protein MKTTNRSFRATALALAVLGTLAAGQAGASGFQLREQSVKNLGKANAGSIVGKDASNVSLNPAAMTNLDKNTFQADITVIDLSADFTGGGSILGSPAPGAALTGGNGGDPGDPTVVPNMAVVFPLKGAFEGMTVGASIGAPFGLKTEYEPGWVGRYRSLTSDLKTVDLTLSAAIKPTESLSVGVGLIYERAEATLSKAIDFGTAICAAQAPLMSGVRRYDLTCFNQQFAFKPQQMDGSFEVSGDDTGIGYILGLQYKPNERFAFGFSYRSEIDHELEGTLDFQNVPAVLGADPRFQDSDGGAKLTTPAVWTVSMSYAFTSQFRVMADAQETDWSSLRDVTITRTNGTVVGAEPFHWKDSNFVSVGAEYDISDAITVRAGVGLDDSPTSKATRTPRLPDNDRMLYSIGASWNVSENLSVDAAFQRINIDDPTINLGVHPPSDLSTLHGTFTGSANLYGVSMQYRF from the coding sequence ATGAAAACCACCAACCGCAGCTTCCGCGCCACCGCGCTTGCGCTGGCCGTGCTGGGCACCCTGGCCGCCGGCCAGGCCGGTGCCTCGGGCTTCCAGTTGCGCGAACAGAGCGTCAAGAACCTGGGCAAGGCCAACGCCGGCAGCATCGTCGGCAAGGATGCGTCCAACGTGTCGCTGAACCCGGCGGCGATGACCAACCTGGACAAGAACACCTTCCAGGCCGACATCACCGTGATCGACCTGTCCGCCGATTTCACCGGTGGTGGCAGCATCCTCGGCTCGCCGGCACCTGGTGCGGCGCTGACCGGCGGCAACGGTGGCGACCCCGGTGATCCGACTGTGGTCCCGAACATGGCCGTGGTGTTCCCGCTGAAGGGTGCCTTCGAAGGCATGACCGTTGGTGCCAGCATCGGCGCGCCGTTCGGCCTGAAGACCGAATATGAGCCGGGTTGGGTGGGTCGTTACCGCTCGCTGACCTCCGACCTCAAGACGGTCGACCTGACCCTGTCTGCGGCGATCAAGCCGACCGAGAGCCTGTCGGTTGGCGTCGGCCTGATCTACGAGCGTGCCGAGGCGACCCTGAGCAAGGCGATCGACTTCGGTACTGCGATTTGCGCGGCGCAGGCTCCACTGATGAGTGGTGTGCGTCGTTACGACCTCACCTGTTTCAACCAGCAGTTCGCGTTCAAGCCGCAACAGATGGATGGCAGCTTCGAAGTCAGCGGCGACGATACCGGTATCGGTTACATCCTCGGCCTGCAGTACAAGCCGAATGAGCGATTCGCGTTCGGCTTCAGCTACCGTTCCGAGATCGACCACGAGTTGGAAGGGACGCTCGACTTCCAGAACGTGCCTGCGGTGCTGGGCGCGGATCCACGCTTCCAGGATAGCGATGGCGGCGCCAAGCTGACCACGCCGGCGGTGTGGACAGTGAGCATGAGCTACGCCTTTACCTCACAGTTCCGCGTGATGGCCGATGCTCAGGAGACCGATTGGAGTTCGCTGCGCGACGTGACCATCACCCGCACCAATGGTACCGTGGTTGGCGCCGAGCCTTTCCACTGGAAGGACTCGAATTTCGTCAGCGTGGGTGCCGAATACGACATCAGCGATGCCATCACCGTGCGCGCCGGCGTCGGTTTGGATGATTCGCCGACCAGCAAGGCGACCCGCACCCCGCGCCTGCCCGACAACGATCGCATGCTGTACTCGATCGGCGCGAGTTGGAACGTGAGCGAAAACTTGTCGGTCGATGCCGCGTTCCAGCGCATCAACATCGACGATCCGACCATCAACCTGGGCGTGCACCCGCCGAGCGACCTCTCGACCCTGCACGGTACCTTCACCGGCTCGGCCAACCTGTACGGCGTGTCGATGCAGTACCGCTTCTGA